TCGTCGCGGAACAGCATCTCCTCGGGTCGTTTGAAGCCGTAGAGAATGGTGACCTTGCGGTACAGCTCACGTTGGGCCAGGATAGCCTGGATGAGCCCTCGCAGCGGGACGAGTCCGATGCCGCCACCAATGATGAGCAGGTCGCGGTCGGCGAGAGTCTCCAGCGGGAAACCGTTGCCATAGGGGCCACGGATGCCGACGGTATCGCCGACAACGGTCTTGTGGAGCGCTCCGGTGACGTTGCCCACGCGGCGCACGCACAAATCAAAGGTACCCGAGGCGTCCGCTGCGGAGGCCATGGAGATCGGTGCCTCGCCGATACCGAAGCAGCAGACCTGGACGAACTGTCCCGGCTTGTGCCCCAGGGGTACCCCGTCGGCCATCTTCAGGCGTAGCAGCCTCTCCTGCGGCGTCTCCTCCACGATCTCAAGGATGTCGGCCCTTCGTGGCAGGTACAGGTCTCGCTGTGGAGGGTGCTGCGCCTCGCCGTGAACGGTTGTGGAGAGTTGGTCAGCCAATCAGAGCCCCTCCCTTCCCATGGGCGGCGATCAGCTCATTGATGACGCCGACCGGGTCGATCTTCACCAGACACTGGCGCACACAACGCCCACAGCCGCAGCAGTAGGGCTTGCCATAGCGGGTGAACAGGTAGGCGTACTTGCGGAAGAAGCGGTGGCGAAGTCGCTCGGTGCGGTTCTCGCGGAAGTTCTCGCCTGTTGCGACCCTGGCGAACCCCTCCAGCATGCAGCCATCCCATTCGCGACGCCGCTCGCCCGTGGTGAGTGCCAGGCCCATCTCGTCGAGGACGTCCCAGCAGAAACAGGTGGGACAGGTCAGGTTGCAGGTCCCGCAGCCGTAGCACTTCTCAGCCCACTTCTCCCATACGGGGCTCTCAGCGAAGCCCGTGAACAGCAGGGGAAGAGCGGTGTAGTCGGAGTCGAGGTGGCGCTCCTGGGTGATCTTGCGGTTGAGGTGCGTCTTGAGGTAGCTGACCTCGCCGGCGGTAGCCTCGCGACTGGCGATGCCCTTGAGCATCTCGTCGCCGGCGTCGCTGCCGACCTCGACGATGTAGTGCTCCTCGTCGGGGAGAGGGGTCAGGAACAGCTCATAGCCGCTGTCGATGGTGGCGGTGCCCATGCTCGCGCAGAAGCACCACTCGTCGGGCACGCACTCGATGCCGATGATGCGCATCTTGGCCCGCTTCTCAAGATAGTTAGCGTCGGCAAAGTGGTCGGCGAAGGCTGTGTCCAGGGCCGTCAGTCCGTAGAGGTCACAGGTGTGGACCCCGAAGAGCACGAGTGGCTCGCTGTCGACCACTGCCGTCACCGATGGCGCCTGGCCCAGTTCGTAGCGCAGCAGCGT
This DNA window, taken from Armatimonadia bacterium, encodes the following:
- a CDS encoding FAD/NAD(P)-binding protein, which encodes MADQLSTTVHGEAQHPPQRDLYLPRRADILEIVEETPQERLLRLKMADGVPLGHKPGQFVQVCCFGIGEAPISMASAADASGTFDLCVRRVGNVTGALHKTVVGDTVGIRGPYGNGFPLETLADRDLLIIGGGIGLVPLRGLIQAILAQRELYRKVTILYGFKRPEEMLFRDELAAWGAREDVDLRLTIDRAHPDWSGHVGVITTLFPDLALDAAMTKAIVVGPPIMYQFVITECRLKGIADENILLSLERHMKCGVGKCGHCQINGKYCCLDGPVFSFSELKYLWEAI
- a CDS encoding 4Fe-4S dicluster domain-containing protein; protein product: MTLQVISVAEIRGLLAQLMEQGRVVAPHKRPGDRQWAFEDLTDPADAVLQYTTTIIPAKKYAFPPKETLLRYELGQAPSVTAVVDSEPLVLFGVHTCDLYGLTALDTAFADHFADANYLEKRAKMRIIGIECVPDEWCFCASMGTATIDSGYELFLTPLPDEEHYIVEVGSDAGDEMLKGIASREATAGEVSYLKTHLNRKITQERHLDSDYTALPLLFTGFAESPVWEKWAEKCYGCGTCNLTCPTCFCWDVLDEMGLALTTGERRREWDGCMLEGFARVATGENFRENRTERLRHRFFRKYAYLFTRYGKPYCCGCGRCVRQCLVKIDPVGVINELIAAHGKGGALIG